Proteins encoded in a region of the Bacteroidia bacterium genome:
- a CDS encoding DUF4625 domain-containing protein, with protein MKYAIVMLSLFSWALVSCKKDNPGLNLKEDKEKPVINAVSPVSSNATYSNGQQIQFKATLTDNRSVKSYRVKIEFDQKRNESNVHATPWYFIQSYKADGTRSAEVTQIIPVAQNALAGPYRMTIFCTDAKDQEADSVTVDINIYNTNDMLDPTFTDNNTGPDADRTLSLSALANNAFTVLDTIEDNDRLTLIRSDAYNNRTEKKLPLLPTEVNLMAQGSTNRYYYEQTLFFPDTGKYTFKLIARDLMNNTGLKVIRFNIVP; from the coding sequence ATGAAATACGCCATTGTAATGCTGAGCCTTTTCTCCTGGGCTTTGGTTTCCTGTAAAAAGGACAACCCGGGACTCAATCTCAAAGAGGACAAGGAAAAACCGGTCATCAATGCCGTATCACCGGTGAGTTCCAATGCCACTTATTCCAATGGGCAGCAGATTCAATTCAAGGCAACCCTGACGGATAACCGGAGTGTGAAATCTTATCGGGTAAAAATTGAATTTGACCAGAAGCGGAACGAATCGAATGTTCATGCGACTCCCTGGTATTTTATTCAAAGCTATAAAGCTGACGGAACCCGCAGTGCGGAAGTAACCCAGATTATTCCTGTTGCCCAGAATGCACTGGCTGGCCCTTACCGTATGACCATCTTCTGTACCGATGCCAAAGACCAGGAGGCCGATTCCGTAACCGTTGATATTAACATCTACAATACCAACGACATGCTGGACCCCACCTTCACCGATAACAATACCGGTCCGGATGCTGACCGTACCCTCAGCCTGAGTGCCCTTGCCAATAATGCCTTTACGGTATTGGACACCATTGAGGATAACGACCGCCTTACCCTCATTCGGTCCGATGCCTACAACAATCGTACAGAGAAAAAATTACCCCTGCTGCCTACCGAAGTAAATTTAATGGCACAGGGTTCTACCAACCGGTACTACTATGAGCAGACCCTGTTTTTCCCCGACACCGGGAAATACACGTTCAAACTCATTGCCAGGGATTTAATGAATAATACCGGATTGAAAGTCATCCGGTTCAACATTGTTCCCTGA
- a CDS encoding glycosyltransferase family 2 protein has product MNSLPLISVIIPCFRNEANIPVTGARLIENEKLLEGRAQFEYILIDDGSPDQTWEALKTFQAQYPEKVKIIRFTRNFGSTNATYAGMEIAQGDCSIIISADLQDPIELFPKMFDYWQKGLPLVVANRSNREEPWLQKFISGISHSLIRRFALSKLPHGGFDFVLFDRKVREHIVQIQDKNSFLPYLLIWLGYDFVSIPYVRKKREIGKSSYTLGKKIKSLVDSFVAFSFFPVRLISILGLTLGAIALLYALVVLVGKYMGWIPIDGWTSMMVILLLVSSFQMIGIGILGEYIWRTLDASRSRPNYIIAETIQSPKRSENHS; this is encoded by the coding sequence ATGAATTCACTCCCGCTTATTTCCGTCATCATCCCCTGCTTCCGCAACGAAGCCAATATTCCCGTAACCGGGGCCAGGCTGATTGAAAATGAAAAACTGCTGGAAGGCAGGGCGCAGTTTGAATATATCCTGATTGATGATGGCTCTCCGGATCAAACCTGGGAAGCCCTCAAAACCTTTCAGGCACAATATCCGGAAAAAGTAAAAATCATCCGTTTTACCCGCAACTTCGGGTCCACCAATGCAACCTATGCGGGAATGGAAATTGCCCAGGGCGACTGCTCCATTATCATATCAGCTGACCTGCAGGACCCGATTGAGCTATTCCCCAAAATGTTTGATTACTGGCAGAAAGGGCTCCCCCTCGTGGTGGCCAACCGGTCCAACCGGGAGGAACCCTGGCTGCAGAAATTCATCTCCGGCATTTCCCACTCCCTGATTCGGAGGTTTGCCCTTTCCAAATTGCCACACGGAGGATTTGACTTTGTGCTCTTTGACCGGAAGGTGCGGGAGCACATCGTGCAAATACAGGACAAAAATTCTTTCCTCCCCTATTTACTCATCTGGCTGGGTTATGATTTTGTAAGCATCCCCTATGTCCGGAAAAAAAGGGAGATCGGAAAAAGTTCTTATACCCTGGGCAAAAAGATAAAATCTCTCGTGGATTCCTTTGTGGCTTTTTCCTTTTTCCCCGTTCGCCTGATTTCCATCCTGGGCCTCACGCTCGGCGCCATAGCCCTGTTATATGCCCTGGTGGTACTGGTGGGCAAATATATGGGATGGATACCCATTGACGGATGGACCAGTATGATGGTTATTCTCCTGCTCGTATCCAGTTTCCAAATGATTGGCATTGGTATTTTGGGAGAATATATCTGGAGAACGCTGGACGCATCCCGCAGCCGGCCCAACTACATTATTGCAGAAACCATTCAATCCCCAAAGCGCTCCGAGAACCATTCATGA
- a CDS encoding tetratricopeptide repeat protein has translation MLRIFVRIIIGLWAGLMAVTLHAQGILPDTSRNTLYRKWEASVKDPEIRIQLYTRQIDSLEDDWAHYFRGQAYLSKGHFMQAETDFHAALNFPKRTINPAWPYAMLAQKAYLVAEYKMSVRLAGQSIQAFDSLSLAWRIRARAHLALGQTEAAYEDLQQAIRFDPANPDNLWERSGISLAKEDWNTCLTDLQLLLKLEPDRVEYLARKAWCLYQLGKDAESASLIPRLKNLNLSDPIHNSALADLMFVHGAFEEADRLYSRAIQYYEYQISQDLSYATRNQKVIHENYLYRGMVRVDMKKYRDALTDYTRAATINPRDYRTFLCIGELQTLQGNYRDAITAYEQTMRLNPTLKEGWLNYGYCYDQLGKYKEAIITFSKGIARDSSNCLLYNNRGFTYLNIRTMDKALADIERAISLCPEEMMPLVSLSEYYYLLDQYDQALVYLNKALTVPGGSEAATRTAYFVRGKVWLKKREMVKARQDLEKAFQLDPTNAELAEYLGITLYRMEKFCDALTVFRKALTLDVLNEPKKAPNASYYISMIQQIVIKGCP, from the coding sequence GTGCTGAGGATTTTCGTTCGAATCATTATTGGGTTATGGGCAGGGCTGATGGCAGTGACATTGCATGCCCAGGGCATTTTGCCCGATACATCGCGGAATACCCTGTATCGTAAGTGGGAAGCTTCGGTCAAAGACCCTGAAATCCGGATACAATTATACACCCGCCAGATTGACAGTCTGGAGGATGACTGGGCGCATTATTTCCGGGGACAGGCATACCTGAGCAAGGGGCATTTCATGCAGGCAGAAACTGATTTCCATGCAGCCCTGAATTTCCCCAAGCGCACCATCAATCCGGCCTGGCCTTATGCCATGCTCGCTCAAAAGGCCTATCTCGTGGCGGAGTACAAAATGTCGGTGCGCCTCGCAGGTCAGTCCATTCAGGCTTTCGACAGTTTGTCCCTTGCCTGGAGGATACGCGCCAGAGCCCACCTAGCGCTGGGGCAAACGGAGGCAGCATACGAAGACCTGCAACAGGCCATTCGGTTTGACCCGGCCAATCCGGATAATTTATGGGAAAGGTCCGGCATCTCCCTGGCAAAAGAAGACTGGAATACCTGCCTTACCGATTTGCAGTTGCTCCTGAAACTTGAACCTGACCGGGTTGAATATCTTGCCAGAAAAGCCTGGTGCCTGTATCAACTCGGCAAGGATGCGGAATCCGCAAGCCTCATTCCCCGATTAAAAAACCTCAACCTGAGCGACCCTATTCATAATTCTGCACTGGCAGATCTGATGTTTGTGCATGGGGCATTCGAGGAAGCAGACAGGTTGTATTCCCGTGCCATTCAGTATTACGAATATCAGATTTCCCAGGACCTGTCCTATGCCACGCGCAACCAAAAAGTCATTCACGAAAACTACCTGTACCGGGGCATGGTGCGTGTGGACATGAAAAAGTACCGGGATGCCCTAACCGATTACACCCGGGCAGCCACGATTAACCCCAGAGATTACCGTACTTTTTTGTGTATCGGGGAACTGCAGACCCTGCAGGGAAATTACCGGGATGCCATTACGGCCTATGAACAAACCATGCGCCTGAATCCAACCTTGAAGGAAGGCTGGCTCAATTACGGGTACTGCTACGACCAGCTGGGCAAATACAAGGAAGCCATCATCACCTTTTCCAAAGGTATTGCGCGTGACTCATCCAATTGTCTGCTTTACAATAACCGGGGATTTACCTATCTGAACATACGGACCATGGACAAAGCCCTGGCCGATATTGAAAGAGCCATCTCGCTTTGCCCGGAAGAAATGATGCCCCTCGTTTCCCTTTCCGAGTATTACTATTTGCTGGACCAGTATGACCAGGCCCTGGTGTACCTGAATAAGGCACTGACGGTACCCGGAGGTTCAGAGGCTGCCACAAGGACTGCGTATTTTGTGCGCGGAAAAGTCTGGTTGAAAAAAAGAGAAATGGTGAAAGCGCGTCAGGATCTGGAGAAAGCATTTCAACTGGATCCCACCAATGCGGAACTGGCCGAATACCTGGGCATTACCCTGTATCGGATGGAGAAATTTTGCGATGCCCTCACAGTATTCCGGAAGGCTTTAACCCTGGATGTACTCAACGAGCCCAAGAAGGCACCCAATGCCTCGTATTACATCTCCATGATTCAGCAGATCGTGATTAAGGGTTGCCCTTGA
- a CDS encoding histidine phosphatase family protein: MATLFLIRHGETDFNLNKVVQGGGIDSSLNATGYEQGRRFYEAWKHQPFDAVYCSGLQRTRQTLSAFEDAGRNIVAHPGLNEMGWGELEGKPFNEESHARFMEMNDLWSEGQIHLAFPGGESPLQVWNRAASAIQDILNAHPDGNILICTHGRTLRILLSGFSGYGITRMNWFPHDNTGLNILRSPGTAWFFDRINCLNHLTPIPA, translated from the coding sequence ATGGCCACATTGTTTTTAATCAGGCACGGCGAAACCGATTTTAATTTAAACAAAGTAGTGCAGGGCGGGGGCATTGACTCCAGCCTGAATGCCACCGGATATGAACAGGGCCGTCGTTTTTACGAAGCCTGGAAGCATCAGCCTTTCGACGCTGTGTATTGCAGTGGGCTGCAGCGTACCCGCCAAACCCTTTCTGCATTTGAAGATGCCGGAAGAAACATTGTGGCCCATCCCGGCCTGAATGAAATGGGCTGGGGGGAATTGGAGGGCAAACCCTTTAATGAAGAAAGCCATGCCCGGTTTATGGAAATGAATGATTTATGGTCAGAGGGTCAGATTCACCTGGCATTTCCGGGTGGGGAAAGCCCGCTTCAGGTATGGAACCGTGCGGCTTCAGCGATTCAGGATATACTGAATGCGCACCCCGATGGAAACATCCTGATTTGCACCCACGGGCGCACCCTGCGCATTTTGCTCAGCGGCTTTTCGGGATATGGCATTACCCGAATGAACTGGTTTCCCCATGACAATACCGGCCTGAATATTTTGAGAAGTCCGGGCACTGCCTGGTTTTTTGACCGAATCAACTGCCTGAACCATTTAACCCCCATTCCGGCATGA
- a CDS encoding porin, translating into MYIRIGMNIPSGKSIQNIIAGWCFSFLLLTPAILPGQQDSLPKGLALSGFLETYYAWENKSISTNGSWPSHLVSHYRNQEFALNLALLQAAWNKPGLRARFGIMAGNYPMANLAGEPVGLRNLYEASVALRLSPRRHWWAEVGLFPSHIGFETPIGADNLNLSRSIVADNSPYYEQGVKLTWQNPDKKWVLSLLALNGWQKMVKDNPQPALEGGGHQVTYAPGKGWLINSSSYVGLAPRPVSGNSTATWAREERVYHNLYVQWHGSGRWQLISGVDYGIHRITGTGWRSFYAPVVISRYAFRENMRVAVRAEGYHDPSQIVWVNPSGTRIVSFSANWDYEYQRGILFRLEYRPFLYAQSHYRPESILTRNRLTFSFCCRL; encoded by the coding sequence GTGTATATTCGCATCGGCATGAACATCCCCTCCGGAAAAAGCATCCAAAACATCATCGCAGGATGGTGCTTTTCCTTTCTGCTGCTGACGCCCGCCATTCTCCCAGGTCAACAGGACTCGTTGCCCAAAGGCCTGGCTCTTTCTGGCTTTCTTGAAACATATTATGCCTGGGAAAACAAGTCGATTTCGACCAATGGTTCCTGGCCGTCTCACCTGGTTTCCCATTACCGAAACCAGGAATTCGCGCTGAACTTAGCCCTTCTACAGGCTGCCTGGAATAAACCCGGCCTCCGGGCCCGATTCGGAATCATGGCTGGAAATTACCCCATGGCCAATCTGGCCGGAGAACCCGTTGGACTTCGAAACCTGTATGAAGCAAGCGTTGCCCTGCGCCTTTCCCCTCGGCGGCACTGGTGGGCAGAGGTGGGACTCTTCCCTTCCCACATTGGATTTGAAACCCCGATCGGAGCCGACAACTTAAACCTCTCCCGCTCCATTGTGGCGGACAACTCTCCCTACTATGAACAGGGCGTAAAACTGACCTGGCAAAATCCGGATAAAAAATGGGTGCTTTCCCTGCTTGCGCTGAATGGATGGCAAAAAATGGTGAAGGACAATCCACAACCTGCCCTGGAAGGGGGAGGGCACCAAGTGACTTATGCCCCGGGAAAAGGTTGGCTGATCAATAGCAGTTCGTATGTCGGGCTTGCGCCAAGACCTGTCTCAGGCAATTCAACTGCCACCTGGGCCCGGGAAGAACGCGTGTACCATAATCTGTATGTTCAATGGCATGGCTCCGGGCGTTGGCAACTAATATCCGGGGTGGATTATGGCATTCACCGCATAACCGGGACCGGCTGGAGATCCTTTTATGCACCCGTTGTCATTTCACGGTATGCTTTTCGGGAGAATATGCGGGTGGCTGTGAGGGCTGAAGGGTATCATGACCCTTCTCAGATCGTGTGGGTGAATCCTTCCGGCACCCGAATTGTCAGTTTCTCTGCCAACTGGGATTATGAATATCAGCGAGGGATTCTTTTCCGTCTGGAATACAGACCGTTTTTGTATGCCCAGAGCCATTACCGCCCGGAATCTATCCTCACGCGAAATCGCCTGACCTTCAGCTTTTGCTGCCGCCTTTAG
- a CDS encoding DegT/DnrJ/EryC1/StrS family aminotransferase, with translation MKPIPYLDLKGMHLPVQEAIESAFREVLHSGWFILGKQVTQFERAWSEVNQVAATVGVANGLDALRLTLDAWKIQGKLKPGDQVLVPSNTYIATWLAVTQAGLEIIPVEPDPITCLLTAEGCRKYLSPAVKAMIPVHLYGQMAPMQDLISFARENQILVLADAAQSHGAILDGIPCGAWGDATAFSFYPGKNLGALGDAGAVCSPDIELIHLIRTLGNYGSEEKYHNLYPGFNSRLDELQAALLLVKLPWLESWTRERQRLANRYLDGIRNPLIKLPNRPVSPEMHVWHIFQIQTPERDALIRFMKENEIGTVIHYPVPPHLQPAYSSLFPKKSYPVSEQIHRETLSIPLYPGLSDAAQDRVMEVMNRFVS, from the coding sequence ATGAAACCCATTCCTTATCTGGATTTAAAGGGCATGCACCTGCCTGTGCAGGAAGCCATTGAAAGCGCTTTTCGGGAGGTATTGCATTCGGGATGGTTTATTCTGGGGAAACAGGTAACCCAATTCGAGCGGGCATGGTCTGAAGTCAACCAGGTGGCCGCCACAGTTGGGGTAGCCAACGGACTGGATGCGCTGCGCCTCACCCTGGATGCCTGGAAAATTCAGGGAAAACTCAAACCCGGAGATCAGGTGCTGGTGCCATCCAATACCTACATTGCTACCTGGCTGGCTGTTACACAGGCCGGATTGGAAATCATTCCGGTAGAGCCCGACCCGATTACCTGCCTGCTAACAGCAGAAGGCTGCCGCAAATACCTGAGCCCTGCAGTGAAAGCCATGATTCCGGTTCACCTGTATGGTCAGATGGCACCCATGCAGGACCTGATATCATTTGCCCGGGAAAATCAGATACTCGTACTGGCAGATGCTGCCCAGTCCCACGGAGCCATTTTGGATGGGATTCCCTGTGGAGCCTGGGGAGATGCCACTGCATTCAGCTTCTACCCCGGAAAAAATCTGGGAGCCCTTGGAGATGCCGGCGCTGTCTGCTCCCCGGATATCGAACTGATTCACCTCATCCGGACCCTGGGCAATTATGGCTCCGAAGAAAAATACCACAATCTGTACCCAGGCTTCAATTCCCGCCTGGATGAACTTCAGGCCGCACTTCTCCTGGTCAAACTGCCCTGGCTCGAATCCTGGACCCGGGAAAGACAAAGACTGGCCAATCGCTACCTCGACGGAATCCGAAATCCCCTGATTAAACTTCCCAACCGGCCGGTAAGCCCCGAAATGCATGTTTGGCATATTTTCCAGATCCAGACTCCTGAGCGGGACGCACTGATCCGATTCATGAAGGAAAATGAAATTGGCACAGTCATTCATTACCCGGTACCACCACACCTGCAGCCTGCTTATTCGTCCCTTTTCCCCAAAAAATCCTATCCGGTGAGCGAGCAGATTCATCGGGAAACCCTGAGCATCCCCCTGTATCCGGGCTTATCTGATGCCGCTCAGGACCGGGTGATGGAGGTTATGAACCGGTTTGTTTCCTGA
- the mqnE gene encoding aminofutalosine synthase MqnE — MTEFKGLSGSFRNSLSPELIRIADKVYQQERITNEEALTLFECNNLGFLGELAHSVRIRRHGLNTYFNRNFHIEPTNICIYTCSFCAFARRPDEEGGWEFTLEEIEEQVRRYDGQPITEVHIVGGVHPKRGVDYYGEMIRRIKAIRPDIHVKGFTAVELKVMFARSRMSIEEGLKALREYGLDSLPGGGAEIFHPDIRTQICDTKASTDNWLQIHEAAHNLGIPSNCTILYGHIEQYDHRVHHMEQLRNLQDRTGGFNTFIPLKFRNENSDLSHIREVNMIEDLKNYAVSRIYLDNIAHLKAYWPMIGRDTTQISLSFGVDDIDGTIDDSTKIYSMAGSEEKNPAMSTPELIQLVRDAGFRPIERDTLYNIINDYGDKDFTATVDIPVLS, encoded by the coding sequence ATGACAGAATTCAAAGGCCTTTCCGGCAGTTTCCGGAATTCCCTATCCCCCGAACTCATCCGGATTGCGGATAAGGTGTACCAGCAGGAGCGCATTACCAACGAGGAAGCGTTAACCCTTTTCGAGTGCAACAATCTTGGATTTCTGGGAGAGCTGGCTCATTCGGTACGCATTCGTCGTCATGGTCTGAATACTTATTTCAACCGCAACTTCCATATTGAACCCACCAATATTTGCATTTACACCTGTTCCTTCTGTGCTTTTGCCCGTCGCCCCGATGAAGAGGGAGGCTGGGAATTCACGCTGGAGGAAATAGAAGAACAGGTTCGCCGGTATGATGGTCAGCCCATCACTGAGGTGCACATTGTGGGAGGCGTTCACCCGAAGCGGGGCGTGGACTATTACGGAGAAATGATTCGGCGCATCAAGGCCATTCGCCCGGATATTCATGTAAAAGGCTTTACTGCGGTCGAGCTGAAAGTAATGTTTGCCCGAAGCCGCATGAGCATAGAGGAAGGCCTGAAAGCCCTGAGGGAATACGGACTGGATTCTTTGCCGGGTGGCGGAGCAGAAATTTTCCATCCCGATATCCGCACTCAGATTTGTGATACCAAGGCATCCACGGATAACTGGCTGCAAATTCACGAGGCGGCTCACAACCTGGGCATACCCTCCAATTGCACCATTCTGTATGGGCACATCGAGCAGTATGATCATCGGGTTCACCACATGGAACAGCTGCGCAACCTGCAGGACCGCACCGGAGGATTCAATACTTTTATCCCACTCAAATTCCGCAATGAAAACAGCGACCTCTCCCATATCCGGGAGGTCAATATGATTGAAGACCTCAAGAATTACGCTGTTTCCCGCATATACCTGGACAATATTGCACACCTCAAGGCTTACTGGCCCATGATAGGCCGGGACACCACGCAAATTTCCCTATCCTTTGGTGTGGATGATATTGACGGAACGATCGATGATTCCACCAAAATCTACTCCATGGCCGGTTCCGAAGAAAAAAATCCTGCCATGAGTACGCCTGAGTTGATTCAGCTCGTGCGGGATGCGGGATTCAGACCCATTGAGCGGGACACCCTCTACAACATTATCAACGATTACGGGGATAAAGATTTCACCGCTACTGTGGACATTCCGGTTCTCAGCTGA
- a CDS encoding inorganic phosphate transporter, which yields MSLLLVIIFLALVFDYINGFHDAANSIATIVSTKVLTPTQAVLWAAFFNFMAFFIFKDHGVANTIAKTVQENFITLPVIFSGLVAAIIWNLMTWGYGIPSSSSHTLIGGFAGAALTHAGFNFDAINAEPVIRTVSFIVLAPLIGMLVAYLISVWFIFSFRKSVWPSLLSSFLMVGVTIVLFLFMETNPAVIESHFESPFLQVLFYEKNFKWVLLAIILYTLGIFTLFLNRMNHARANEWFRKLQLVSSAAFSLGHGGNDAQKVMGIITVALIAAGDISSFEEMPVWVPLACYGAIAAGTMSGGWKIVKTMGTKITKVTPFEGVAAEAAGAVTLFLSENLKIPVSTTHTITGSIIGVGATKRLSAVRWGVTTQLFWAWVMTIPISALLAAGTFFLVSLFLG from the coding sequence ATGTCCCTGCTCCTCGTCATTATATTCCTGGCCCTTGTGTTTGATTACATCAATGGGTTCCACGATGCTGCCAATTCCATAGCAACCATCGTATCTACCAAGGTGCTGACCCCAACGCAGGCCGTGCTGTGGGCTGCGTTCTTCAATTTTATGGCTTTCTTTATTTTTAAGGACCACGGAGTAGCCAATACAATAGCCAAAACGGTTCAGGAGAATTTTATTACCCTGCCCGTGATTTTTTCCGGACTGGTGGCGGCCATTATCTGGAATCTGATGACCTGGGGGTATGGCATTCCCTCTTCTTCTTCTCACACCCTGATCGGAGGATTTGCCGGAGCCGCCCTAACGCATGCCGGGTTTAATTTCGATGCCATTAACGCAGAGCCTGTAATTCGCACAGTCAGTTTCATTGTGCTGGCACCACTCATTGGTATGCTGGTCGCTTATCTGATTTCGGTGTGGTTTATCTTCTCTTTCCGGAAGTCGGTATGGCCCAGCCTGCTTTCCTCTTTTCTGATGGTAGGCGTGACCATTGTGCTCTTCTTGTTTATGGAGACCAATCCGGCCGTCATCGAATCTCATTTTGAAAGCCCCTTTCTACAGGTGCTCTTTTACGAGAAGAATTTTAAGTGGGTATTGCTGGCAATCATTCTGTACACCCTGGGTATTTTTACGCTGTTCCTAAATCGGATGAATCATGCCCGTGCCAACGAATGGTTCCGGAAATTGCAGCTCGTTTCCTCCGCTGCCTTTAGTCTGGGTCATGGGGGAAATGATGCCCAAAAAGTGATGGGAATTATTACGGTTGCCCTGATTGCAGCCGGAGATATCAGCAGTTTTGAGGAAATGCCCGTCTGGGTACCCCTTGCCTGTTATGGGGCCATTGCAGCCGGAACCATGAGTGGCGGGTGGAAAATCGTGAAAACGATGGGTACCAAAATTACCAAGGTAACTCCGTTTGAAGGGGTGGCCGCGGAGGCCGCAGGAGCCGTTACCCTGTTTCTTTCCGAGAATTTAAAGATCCCCGTCAGCACCACCCACACCATTACTGGTTCCATTATAGGGGTAGGAGCTACGAAAAGGCTGAGTGCTGTTCGCTGGGGGGTTACCACCCAGTTGTTTTGGGCCTGGGTAATGACCATCCCCATTTCAGCTTTGCTCGCTGCAGGTACTTTTTTCCTGGTCTCTTTATTTCTGGGTTAA
- a CDS encoding class I SAM-dependent methyltransferase: MSLSKSELDKTAREYHQTDVLEDKHIEGACQEYSFQWVFRHIQPEDRVLEMGYGDGLFSAELHRRSLRFSIVEGALTLVEAAKRLFPEAGVHHELFEDFQPAEPVDVILATHVLEHVDDPVALLGRMKTWLTPRGKIILIVPNKESIHRRLAVRMGLQPALDTLGSRDLLVGHQRVYSLDTLKADIRAAGLLPQEQTGFFLKVLPNSMMKTYSAELIRALNEISAEMPAEWLANIGIIASLPE; the protein is encoded by the coding sequence ATGAGCCTTTCCAAATCCGAACTCGACAAAACAGCCCGGGAATACCACCAGACCGATGTGCTGGAAGACAAACACATCGAGGGCGCCTGTCAGGAGTATTCCTTCCAATGGGTATTTCGCCACATTCAACCGGAAGACCGCGTGCTGGAAATGGGCTATGGGGATGGACTGTTCAGCGCCGAACTGCACCGCCGTAGCCTGCGCTTCTCCATTGTGGAAGGAGCCCTGACACTGGTGGAAGCAGCGAAGCGCTTATTTCCGGAAGCCGGTGTGCATCATGAATTATTTGAGGACTTCCAGCCGGCGGAGCCTGTAGATGTGATACTGGCAACCCATGTGCTGGAGCATGTGGATGACCCGGTAGCGCTGCTCGGCAGGATGAAAACCTGGCTCACCCCCCGGGGAAAAATTATCCTCATTGTTCCGAATAAAGAATCCATTCACCGGAGGCTGGCGGTACGCATGGGGTTGCAACCCGCCCTGGATACATTGGGTAGCCGGGATCTGCTGGTAGGGCATCAGCGTGTGTATAGTCTGGACACACTGAAAGCCGACATACGCGCTGCAGGTCTTTTGCCTCAGGAACAAACTGGTTTTTTCCTGAAGGTGCTGCCCAACTCCATGATGAAAACCTACAGCGCCGAACTCATTCGGGCACTCAATGAAATATCCGCCGAAATGCCCGCAGAATGGCTGGCCAATATCGGCATTATTGCCTCCCTGCCCGAATGA
- a CDS encoding menaquinone biosynthesis protein — protein MRICAVSYLNTRPFLFGLEQIFQPGDMEIETRVPSACATAFAREEADLALVPVATLPELKYDGILPNWCIGADGQVDSVFICAQEEIHQIHTLVQDQHSRTSNLLSAVLLQNHWKNKARIIPARDGAWENPEAGTAYVIIGDKAVQARKSFRYVYDLAAEWKAYSGLPFVFAVWVYKGLSQDQINRIDRAFGLGMQALRQVADLSGPEFGMTPEQAYHYYTQSLSYTLDSAKQEAIQRYLTEGARIALPVL, from the coding sequence ATGAGAATCTGTGCTGTTTCCTACCTCAACACCCGTCCTTTTCTGTTTGGCCTGGAGCAGATATTTCAGCCGGGAGATATGGAAATTGAAACCCGTGTTCCCTCAGCCTGTGCTACCGCCTTTGCCCGGGAGGAGGCTGACCTCGCCCTCGTACCGGTAGCCACCCTTCCGGAACTGAAGTACGACGGTATTCTACCCAACTGGTGCATCGGGGCTGATGGGCAGGTGGATTCCGTTTTTATCTGTGCCCAGGAGGAAATTCATCAGATACACACGCTCGTTCAGGACCAGCATTCCCGCACCTCTAATCTGCTCTCTGCCGTGCTGCTCCAAAACCACTGGAAAAATAAGGCCCGCATTATTCCCGCCCGGGATGGTGCCTGGGAAAACCCGGAGGCTGGCACTGCCTATGTGATTATTGGGGACAAGGCTGTACAGGCAAGGAAATCCTTCCGATATGTATATGACCTGGCAGCAGAATGGAAAGCCTACAGCGGGTTGCCGTTTGTGTTCGCCGTGTGGGTGTACAAAGGGTTAAGCCAAGATCAGATCAACCGGATTGACCGGGCATTTGGATTGGGGATGCAGGCGCTCCGACAGGTGGCAGATCTTTCCGGGCCGGAATTTGGCATGACTCCGGAACAGGCGTACCATTACTACACGCAGTCCCTGAGTTATACCCTCGACAGCGCCAAGCAGGAAGCCATTCAACGATACCTGACCGAAGGCGCCCGGATTGCCCTCCCTGTTTTGTAA